The genomic window ACGATGATATAGCCCTTCTGGATACGCGATTTGAGAAACTTGGTCCCCTTGTACTGCTCGTAGGAGGCGGAGATCTCCTTCATTTTGCTGACCAGGGAGTAGGGGACATAGTAGTTGACGACCACGGTGCCGACAATATCTTCGGGATTGAAGTTGGAATAAATCGGGACGATCCCCCGAATCAGATCGGCTTTGCCGATCGGCGTGATGCGGGTGATGCGCTGGCCCTGCAGGGCTTCACGAATGGAATCCGAGTCCGGATTGGTGAACTCGACCGCTGGAATGTGGGGATTGGTGGCCCGCACCAGTTCCTCGTAGGTTGCAGAAAAAACTTCAACGATACCGAGGTTGTATTCCTTTTGTTTCTGCATGATCAGGGCTTCCAGTTGTGGCAGATTGCCCTGGTTGAGCAGTTTGTTTTCCTTGATCATCGCCGCCAGCTGGTCGGCATAGTAGAGGGCGTTGGCAGCCGAGTTGCGATAGTAGGTCTGGGCCACCTCAAGCGATTCCTGCAGGGAATTTTCGATCTGGGTGTTGAACCAGTTTTCGATGGTCGTGCTGATGAAGCCGGCCGAGACGAAATAAAGCAGCATGGTCGGCACCAGCGACAGGGTCACAAAAGCCAGCACCAGTTTGCTGCGCAGCCGGGCTCCGGGAACGCCCCGACGACGTTCGACAATCAGTTTGAAGAGATTGCGGAAAATCAGGAACAGAAAAAGGATGATCAACAGGATATTGAGGTTGATCAGGGCCAGAACCAGAACGGTGTTGGAGAAGGAGATGTTGGAGGTGAATTGGAAAAGCTCGGTTTCGAACCGGGAGAAAAGCACCACCAGGACAATGACAACCAGAATGAGAATCCATTCCCGGCGGCGTTTGCGGGTTTCCTGTACCGCGGGGATGTTGTCACTGGAACGGCTCATGAACGTCCTGTCAGGGTAGTTGCGGATATCTCTTAAACTTAGGACAACAGGCCGCGGTTTGGCAAGGGGAAGACGCAAAAAAGGCAGCTGATGCAGCTGCCCTTATCGGTTTGCAAGGTTGTCTTGAAGGTCAGGCCTTGGAGAAGGCAAGTTCCCGCTGGTAGGTCGCGGGGGCTTTCTGCAGCGCGCAGGCCAGATCGGCTTCACTGAACTCCACCAGTTGCCAGTGCTCGGCGGAACTGAGAACCTTTTCAACGGCCTGGTGGTTGATGTCATGACCGGCCTTGAAGGCCTTGATGTGGCCGAGCAGGGGGTAGCCGAGCAGGCTGAAATCGCCAACCGCGTCGAGAATCTTATGGCGGACAAACTCGTCGTTGAAACGCAGCCCTTCCTCGTTGAGAATCTTGTCTTCGCCGATGACCACGGCATTTTCAAGTGACCCGCCCCGAGCCAGACCGTTGGCCTTGAGATATTCGACCTCATGCAGGAAGCCGAACGTCCTTGCCGGAGCTATGTCGCGCCGGAAAACCTCCGGTGAGAATTTGACGCTGCGGTGCTGCTGGCCGATGCAGTGGTGGTCAAAGGCGATATCGTAACTGATGCGGAAGAAACGCGAGGGTATAAGCGAGACCCGCTTCTCTCCGTCAACAATAGTGATCGGTTTGCGGATCGCCAGGTACTTGCGGCTGTGGGGCAGGCTGTGGATGCCCGCGGCAGCGATCATTTCCACCAGCGGCGCTGCGCTGCCGTCCATGATCGGCACTTCCGGACCGTCGATATCGATATGCAGATTGTCAATGCCGAAAGCGGTAATGGCAGCCATCAGGTGTTCGATGGTTGAAACGCTCAGACCCTGCTTGCCGATCACCGTTGCCAGTTTGGTATCAACGACATTGCAGGATTTCGCTTCAATCGAAACGGTTCGTTCTCCATCGCTGCGGTGAAAGATGATCCCGGTGCCGGCATCGGCGGGACGCAGGGTCATGGTGATCGGAGTCCCGGAGTGGAGACCGATTCCGGTCATGGTGACGGGTTGAGCGATGGTTGCCTGAAAAATCATGATAACTGTCGTAACTCCTCGAAAGTTCCGCCTTCACAGGCGTACGGGGGAGTACATATAGCAAACTTCGTGCCTTGTTTGAAGTTTTTTTTTCGGTCGGCGAATCGCCTGTTATTTAATGGCTTTGCAGGATGCTTAGTGTTGTGAAGGGGGACCGGGAAGACGATTGACTTGTGGTGACAGAACCACAGCCTGTGGCGCAGCGTCCACAATCAGGTCACAGGCGTCCCGATCTGAGGATGGCGATCGCGAGCCACAGCCCGAGGAAACCGGCGACCGAATAGCCGAGAAAACCGAGAGCCGGGAAGCCGAAGATCATCGGTCCCTTATCGGTCTGCATGATCAGGGAGGAGCCGATGATCAGCGCGGCGATCAGCAGGCTGAAGGAGAGCCGGTTGCTGGCCTTGTCGAGGTCGGTAATCAGTTTTTCCAACCCGCGATGTTCGAGGTCGATTTTGAACTTGTTGCGGTTGACGCGGTTGATGAACTCCTTGATGTCACGCGGCAGGTGTCGGGCCAGGGAACCGTAGGCCTGGGCAACCCGCAGCATTTCGCGGGAGAGGTTGGTCGGGGTGAGCCGTTCCTTGACCAGCCGTTCGAGAAACGGCCGCAGGTGGGTGATCATGTTGAAATCCGGGTCGAGCTGCCGGCCGAGTCCCTCCATGGCGACCAGGGCGCGGGCCAGCAGCATCAGGTCGGAAGGGAAGCGGATCCGGTAGTGGGTCAGGATCTCGACGAAATCGGCCAGCAGTTTGCCGACCTTGATATCCTGCAGGGGGATTTCGTAATAGTCCTCGATGAATTCCCCCAGGTCGCGATTGAGGGCCTTGAGATTTGATTCGTCGGTCAATTCTCCGGAATAGAGTAATTGGGAGATGATCCGGTCGACATCGCGCTGCAGCACCGCCAGCAGCAGGTCGACCAGTTGTTCCTTGAGATCCTGGTTGATGCGCCCGACCATGCCGTAATCGAGCATGCAGATGGTGTTGCCGGGCAGGATGAAGATATTTCCCGGATGGGGGTCGCCGTGAAAGAAGCCGAATTCAAGCACCTGGCGCAGGAACGAATTGGCGCCGCGATCGGCAATGAGCTTGAGATCGTAGTCTTCGGCCCGGAGTCGTTCGAGATCATTGACCTTGATCCCGGAGATATACTCCATGGTCAGAACGCGTTCGCCGCAGAAATCCCAATGGACTTTCGGGACGTGGACGCTGTCGTCGTCCTTGAAATTGGTTGCGAAACGTTCAATTGTTCGCGCTTCGCGGGTGAAATCGAGTTCACGATGAATCGTGCGGCGGAATTCCTTGACCAGCCCGACCGGGTCGTAGATGTCTCCGCCGGGGAGATGATGTTCGACTAGGTAGGCCAGCCCCATCAGGATGTCGAGATCGGTTTCGATGACCTGAACGATGCCGGGACGGCGGATCTTGAAGACTACCTCTTCGCCGTTGTGCAGGCGCCCGCGATGGACCTGGGCGACGCTGGCGGCCGCCACCGGTTCCGGGTCGAAGTGGGCGAAAAGCTCCGCCAGTGGATAGCCCAGTTCACTTTCGATCTCGATGCGAATCTGCTCGGTGGGCACCGAGGGAACCTTGTCCTGCAGTTTTTTCAGTTCGTCGAGGTAGTCGCCGGGAATCAGGTCGGGGCGGGTTGAAAGCAGCTGGCCAAGTTTGATGAAGGTTGGTCCGAGTTCCTCAAAGGCAAGCCGCAGGCGCTGCGGCTGGCCCAGACGCTCAATGCCCTTGGGCGCCGTGCCGAGGGTGACGATTTTGCGGCCCAGCTCCAGGTAGTAGTTGATGTTGAGCTGTTCGACAAACTGGCCGAAACCGTACTTGATGAGGATACCGAGAATGGTCCGGTAGCGACGGATCGTCCGGATATTCCGGTTGAAGCGGGTAAATGGCAGCATGCTGGCGGCGGGCCGGCGTCAGCGCGACTGGGCGCGGAGCTTTTTTTCCAGCTGCGTCACTTTTTTGCGCAGTTTTTCAAATTCCTCGGTCGTGACGACTCCCATCCGCTGACAGGCCTTGTGGACTTCCTGCTGGGCCATTTCCTGGAGTTTGCTCTGATTCTCTCTGGCGATCCCCTGCAGTCGCTGCAACAGGTCCTTGCCCTCTTCCTCGCTGAGGTTGCAGCGTTGCTTCAGTTCTTCCAGCATCTCTTCGGCCTTTTTCTGCGTCATGGAGACCGCCCCCATCGCCGTGAGAACCGTTTTTTCGATCAGCTCAAGCATTTTATCCTCCGGATCCCTGAGTTATTCCAAGTACTTGAATCCTACCACAGGAGGGCGGTATGGCAACCTTAGAAACCGTCTCCGGTTGGTTCCGCCAGTTTTCGAATGTTTGTCAGTTCAAGACGGGCCGCGGTTTCTCCGGCGGCGATGATCTCCTCGGCGCGATGAAATTCCAGCAGGTTGACCCCCGCAAGTTGCGGGCGCAGCAGCAGGTCGATATCGTCGTGTGCCAGGCGCAGGGCATTGATCTGGTTTTCCATGATGGCGACGCTCTGGGCGAAGACCCGAAAGATATTGGGCGGTCGGCGGTTGCCGTTGGCTTCGCCGCGATTGCCGTTGCGACGGCCGAAAATGTCGCGCCAGAGTTTTTCCACCCGCTCGGCGTTGAGGATGCCGAGCAACGGAGTGCTGCGAACCTTCCGGTCGGTCGTGGATCGTCCGGGCAGAAAGGCTTCATGGCTGCTCTTGTCGACCTCGGGAATGGCGCAGATGCCGAGAACCCGGGTGGCCCCGAGTTCTCGGACGATGGCGGCCGGGACCGGGTGGCAGAGTCCGCCGTCGACCAGGTAGCGATCACCGAAACAGACCGGCGGGAAGATGCCGGGAAAGGCGATCGCCGCCCGCAGGGCACTGAGCAGGTCGCCCTGCCGCAGGACGATGCTTTCTCCGGTTTCGACATCGGTGGCGACCATCGCCAGCGGGATCTGCAGTTCGGAAAAATCCCTGACCGGCAGCAGCTCGGAGAAAAAACGGGTGATTTTTCGGCCGTCGATCAGTCCGCGGGTCGGCAGTATCGGGTCGACCAGGCGGGCGAGACTGCGCCAGTCAATACTGCGGGCGACATCTTCCATGTCGGCGGCGGGAACGCCGGCGGCGTAGAGAGCGCCGATCAGGGCGCCGATGGAGGTGCCGGCGACGGCGGATGGACGGATGCCTTCAGCTTCCAGCACCTTGATGACGCCGATGTGGGCCAGGCCTCGGGCGGCTCCACTGCCGAGGGCAAGTCCCAGCCGGTTTCTTGTTTGCAGTCCTGGCACGGTATTCTGTCCCGTCGAATAGGCAGCTTTACAGGTCGGATCAGTTTGTCGATGGTCGGTAATAACGTTCTTTTTCAGAATAGATGCAGCCGCAGTACTGCTGGCGGTAGAGCCCCATGGTCTTCGAAACGTCAATTCCTTCCCGCCAGCCGACACGGTAGTCCTCGTAGACAAAGACCAGGCCGTACTCGGCGGCGAGATTTTCACCGAAGGCACGGATGGCGTCATGCTGCTGATAACGGGAGTAGAGCAGGCTGGTGCTGAAGCCGTCAAAACCCTGTTCGGCGGCCAGGCGGGCGGTGGCGCTCATCCGCGCGCGGTAGCAGTAGTCGCAGCGTGAAGCGGGATCGGCGGCGACATTGGAGAGGAACTCTTCCAGGGCGTACTCTTCGCTGACGATCAGCGGCAGGTCGACCTGTTCGGCGTATTCGCGGGTGGTGTCGAGTCGGCGTCTGAATTCCTGGTAGGGATGGATGTTGTGGTTGAAAAAATAGCCGGTCAGGAGGTGGTGCTGCTGGCGCAGCATTTTGACCGGATAGATGGCGCAGTTGGCGCAACAGATATGCAGCAGCAGATTCATCGGATTCTCCCTGGCCGTGTGGTCGCAGTCATTCTACTTGGTTTGTCTCCGGAAGGAAAGCCTTGACCCGTTCGATGCTGTCAGGTCCGGGAAGCTCCCAGCGTTTCCAGATGCGGCTGACCAGGCGCCTGGCGGCCGCCGGATCTTCCTGCAGCCGGTGGGCTTCGCGGTTCAGTTCACCGCGCAGGCGGCGCAGGTCGGTCAGGTAGCGCCGCGCGATGTCGGCGGCAACCCGGGCGTCGTTCGGCAGATCCAGGGGGCCGCGATGACCGGCTGACGCCAGCAGCAGGCAGGCGGCCAGGGGGTCTGAGTCAACCTGGATCTCTTGGTGCTGATCGCGTAAAGCGATCTGGCCGAAAAACCGACCGCACTCTTGCAACTCGCCGTGCAGTTCGTAGCGGGTCAATTGAGGCCGGTAATGATCGTAGAGGTAGTGGGTGGGGAATTGCGGCAGCCCGTCCACCAGGATCCGCTCTTCGATCTCTTCGATCAGGTCGGTCGGGGACGGTCGCTCGTGGGCGGTGGCGCCAGTTTCCCGCTCCGGCGCCTCCGGCCAGTTGTCGTTTGTCAGTTCCGGTCCGATCCAGAGCGCGACTTCGCTGTCGAAACGGCTGTCGTCGGGCGTTATGTCGGCGGCGATATTGGCCAGCCTGCGCAACCGGTCTGGGTGGGGGCAGCAGGGCAGTCCGGCTCGCTCGGCTCGGTAGCCCGCCTTGTTCAATCGTCTGGAATCGATTCCGCACCAGGCCGCGAGGCGCAGGCCATGAGAGGATTGCCAGTACAGTTGTTCGACCGCTGCCAGCTCTTCGGGACAGCCCTGCTCGTCGCAGAGCAACAGCAGTTCCCGGTCGACCAACTGCAACAGCGGTTCGGGCCAGTTGAGCAGCAGTCGCAGGTAGCTCAAGGGTCGCCGGCGCAACTCCGACCAGGGCAGCTCGCGGTTGCTTCGGTGCCCGGTGATGACGCAGTTGATGTCGTTCCGCTCCGACTTGACCATCTGCAGGCAGATAAACTCCTGACGTTCCGGAAAGAGTGCCGTCAGTTGAAAATCGCTGCGGATCAGCTCCCATAGCGGTTGGCCGTCAGCTCGGTCGATCCAATCCGCCGGCAGACGGATTTCCAGTCGGGCTCCGGGGGCGGCGCGTCCCAGCAGTTGCAGCAGGTCGTAGTGCCAGCGCGGGGCGGTGGCCGGCAGGGAGAATCTCCGGCTTGGCCAGGCGATGCGCAGTGCCGTGGCCAGCTGTGGACGTTGCGGTCGTTGCGGCGGAGGGGACGGGTAGAGGGTTCCCCGTATCAGGTCAGGTTTGAAATCCGCCGGCAGGGCGGCGATTTCCGCCAGCTGCAATCGTGGCTGCGGTCGGTGACGCAACCAGCGCAACAGGGTACGTCGGCCAAGGGTGGCGGGCAGGCCGATTTCCGCCGCGGCGGTACGGTCGCCGGGGATTTCGGGCGGATTGATGACAAGTTCCCCGGTCTCTTCAGCATCCGTTTGTTCCGATTCGGTGAAGACCGTCGGCAACGGTTCAGATCCGGTCGGCAGCCATTCGACGGCTTCGGCGAGCAGCGTCCGGTTCGACAGGCAGCCGAGCTGTTGCAGTCGTCGCCAGACATGGTGCAGTCGGGCAACAGCGGTGGCCGGCAGCGGTGGTTCCTCGGCTGTTGGCGTCAGCTGTCCGGCCAGTTCATCGGGCAACTGGTTGCAGGCGAAGCGGAGTGCCCGTTCCAGACCGTCGGCGACAACGGTCGGCGGGAGCAGGTCGGCATGACCCACGGCAAGCAGGCGACAGAGGGTGAGCAGAACTTTGCTCCTTCCCGGGTCGCGTCCCCCGGGCCAGGAGTTTTCCGGGGATTGTTCGGAACGGCAGACCCGCAGGCTCTCATTGAGTTCGGGGGTGGTTTCGAGCAGCGCCAGGTGGAGCAGGTTGGTCAGGTAGAGAGCGGACAGTTCTTTGTTGTCCGGGGCGTTGGCCACGGCGAAAAATTTCAGTCGTTCGAGAAGGGACTGCAGTTGCTGCTGGAACTGGCCGGCGCTGCGGACGGTCGCCGCGGAGATGGTTTCCTGCTTGACCGCGGCTCCGCTGTTCAGGGCCCAGATGCCGAGCTGGTCGCGGTCCCAGCAGGCAAAGGTTTTCAAGCCCAGGGCATCGGCCAGAATGACCCCGGTGGCGAGCGCCTGGTCGATATCACCGTCCGGCAGCAGGATCAGGCCGCCCGCCATGTGACTGTCGCGGTTGATCCAGAGAACGAGATGGGGCAGGTCGCGACAGGGGGGATGGATCAGCGGCGGATTGAGCTCGACCTTGCGAAACGGAGTGCGTCCGGATTCGATGACCTGACTGGTCCAGCGGCCAAGTTGAAGAAGAAAACTGTCGAGAGATTCTCTGGACATCGATCTGCGGGAGAATGGGGGAATGGAAAAGCAAAAGGGCCGTCACCATGACGGCCCCGGGGGTCAATCAGCAGGGCTTTATTGCTTATTTTCCCCCTGCAAAAAGCTAGCACAGGGGGTGTGCTTTGCCAACAGGAAAATGCACCATTTTCAGCGGGCCTGTTTCTCCAGTTCAATCAGGATCCGGGTCAACTCGTCAAGCTTGCCCTGCAGTTGCCGGTTCTGCTCTTGAGTCCGTTTCAGGTTGTTGTCGGTCGTGGTGAGTTTTTTTCGCAGGCGCCGGACCTCCCGCCGCAACGTTTCAACCTGTTGTTGCCGGTTGTGGTTTTCAGCGCCCAGTTGCAGCAGTTTGGCGGCCGTCAGGCTCCAGATCGTATGCGGTTCGCTGTCGGCCAGCCGCCGCAGACGTTTGTCGTTGCCGTTGCCGAAGTCTTCAAGCCCCTGGCGAAAAGCTCTGCGGCCGAGTTCGTCGGCATTTTCCGCGGTCGAACTTTCCGGCGAGGATGGGCGATCCTGTTGCTGCAGGCCCGGCAACGGACAACCGGTGGTCAGCAACAACAGCAACAGCAGGCCGATGACAAGGCGCGGCACGGTTTCACTGCCCCCGGCGGCGGTCGATGAGGAAGATGCTTCCCGGCTGGTTTTTCAAATGCTCTTTCATGCGCGCACACTCCCGGCCGATCAGGGCCGCGGTCGGATGCTCGAAGTTGTCTGAACAGACGATGGCAATGGAAATGCTCAGCAGCGGGAAGCGGCGTTCTTCTCCGAAACGGTCACGGGCGTAGAAAAAACCGGCTTCCCGATCAGCTTCAGAATAACAGTCCGGCACCACCCGGTCAAAACGGGCGATAATCTCAGCCGCCATCTGCTCGGCAAGCTCCGGCCGGGTGAGGAAGATATAGTCGTCGCCGCCGATGTGGCCGACTGTATCCCCGGGGTCACCGTACTGCTCGACCACTTCGCGGATGATGGTTCCGGTCAGGTTGATGACATCGCTGCCCCGCTGGTAGCCGTAACGATCGTTATAGACTTTGAAATTGTCGAGATCGGCAAAGGCGTGGGCAAAGGTTTCGCCGCGCTTGATGCGCTGCTCGATTTCCCTGGCGATGGCGAGGTTGCCGGGCAGGCGGGTCAGGGGGTTGGCGTCGAGCTGCAGCTGTTCCAGCTCCCTCAACTTGGTGGCCATGGTTTGAAATTCCCGTGCCAGCAGGCTGAACTCGTCATGTCCCTTGTCATCGACCTTGATGTCGAAGCTTCCGGAGGCGACGTCGCGGATCATGCGGGCCAGTTTCTGCAGCGAGGCATTGATGTACAGGCGCAGCGAGATGGCAACGATGGTCGCCAGCAACATCCCGCAGATGACCAGCACCAGGGTGATCTTGTAGGCACTGCGGCTTTCCCGGCCGAGCAGTTGCAGTGTCTGATCGACCCTGGTGGCGCCGGCGGCGAGGTTCCGGTTGAGCTGCCGCAGGGTTCGTCGACGGGTTTCGGCCAGGCGATCGCGCAGTTTTGCGGTCATCTTTTGTCCGCTGTTGCGGCTGGCCTGAAGGAATTTTTCGCCGGCGGCCAGGTAATCGCGGCCGGCCGCCGCCAGTTGCGGATCGAACTGTCCGCCTTCCAGCGCTTCAAGGGCATCGCGGCGGGCGCGGAACTCGGCCAGCCGCTCCGCCAGGGGAGGCAGCAGGTCCGGTTGGCCGAGAACCTGGTACTGCCGGGTCAACCGTTCTTCACCGAGCAGGCTGGAACGTAGCGACCGCAGCAGGTTCTGGGCGCGGATGTCGACCTGGACCAGGTTGTCCGCCCGGTTGACCTGGTCGTGCAGGCTGTTGAGGGCGTAAGCCACCGCCGAAAGGCTGAACAGGGCCAGGATCAGGTAGCCGAAGACGATCTGGCGGGTCAGGGTAGGGCGGATCAGGCGCATGGTCGGTGCCCGGATGGTCAGGATGAGGAGTCGAACAGTCCGCCCGGGGGCGATGCCCGGCGGTCGAAGTGGCGATAGGCGAGGGGCGTCGCGACCCGTCCGCGGGGGGTGCGGTTGAGATAGCCGCCCTGGATCAGGAAGGGTTCAATGACATCCTCGATGGTGTCCCTTTCCTCGCCGATGGCAGCTGCCAGGGTGTCGAGACCGACCGGTCCCCCGGAGAATTTGTCCATGATGGTGAGCAGCAGCCGGCGGTCCATGTGGTCGAATCCTTCGGCGTCGACCTCAAGTCGGCCGAGCGCCATGTCGGCCACCTCGCGGGTGACCATGCCGTCGCCCTTGACCTCGGCGAAATCGCGCACCCGCCGCAGCAGGCGGTTGGCGATCCGCGGCGTGCCGCGGCTGCGACGGGCTATCTCCAGGGCGCCCGCCGCGTCGGTCGGGACACCGAGCAGTTCCGCGCTGCGCCGGACGATGGTGGCCAGCTCCTCGGACGTATAGAATTCCAGCCGCGAGATGACTCCGAAGCGGTCGCGCAACGGGGATGAGAGCAACCCGGCGCGGGTGGTCGCTCCGACCAGGGTGAAGCGCGGCAGGTCGAGTTTGATGGTCCGCGCCGACGGCCCCTGGCCAATGATGATGTCGAGCTGGTAGTCCTCCATGGCCGGGTAGAGGATCTCCTCCACCACCGGAGAGAGACGGTGGATCTCGTCGATGAAGAGAACATCGCCCGGTTCGAGATTGGTCAGGATCGCCGCCAGGTCGCCGGTTTTCTCGATCACCGGTCCGGAGGTGCTTTTGATGCCGACCTCCATCTCGTTAGCGATGATGTTGGCGAGGGTGGTCTTGCCGAGGCCGGGCGGACCGTAGAAGAGGACGTGATCAAGCGACTCCTGACGTCCGCGGGCGGCGTCGATGAAAATCTTGAGGTTCTCCTTGACCTTGGCCTGGCCGATGTATTCGCTCAACTGCCTGGGGCGCAGGCTGGTCTCGAAGCTGTTGTCGTCGTCCTGAATCTGTCCGGAAATGAGCCGCTCTGTCATGCGCTGATCCTTTGCTGGCGTCGCAGAAACTCTCCGACAGCTGCGTTGCCGTGCTTGTTGCCGACACTTTTGGCTTAGCCAACGGCATTATTGCATGCCTGCGAGAGCATCTTACTTGATCAGGAGCCGGAGGGCGCCCTTGAGAATCTCTTCAACCGTACTGCCGGGGCTGATATCCAACGATTCGATGGCTTTGCGGGCCTGGTTTTCCTTGTAGCCGAGGTTGGTCAGGGCCGACAGGGCGTCTTCCAGGCTGAACCCCGTGCCGGTGGTTGTCGCCGTCTGGCCCGTTGCCGTTTCCGGAGCGGAGGCGCGGGCCTTTTCGCGCAGGTCAACCACCAGCCGCTCGGCGGTTTTTTTGCCGATTCCGGGAATGCTCGACAGCCGGGCGAGGTTCCCCTCGCCAAGGGCGGTCCGCAACTCATCGGTACCGATGTTGGAAAGGATGTTGACCGCCAGCTTGGGGCCGACGCCAGAAACGCCGATCAGTAGCCGGAACATCTCCTTTTCGTCAAAGGTTGCAAAACCGAACAGCTGGAAGCTGTCTTCCTTGACATGGGTCTGAACCTGCAGGGTGACCTGGCCCTGGTCCGGTAGAGCATAGAAGGTCGAAAGGGGGACGATCACCCGGTAGCCTACGCCGTTGACGTCGAGGATGATGTGGTCCAGGGAGCGGTAGGCGATCAGGCCGGTCAGTTGAGCAATCATCGGCGGGTCTCCCGGCGGCGGCCGGTCGCGGCCTGCAGGCGCGCCAGCTGGTTGTTGAGCGGTCGACTGTGGAAGTGGCAGATCGCCACCGCCAGCGCGTCGGCGGCATCCTCCTGGGAAATTTCCGGCAGGTTGAGCAGGGTCTTGACCATCTGCTGAACCTGGGACTTGGCGGCCTTGCCGTAGCCGACCACCGCGCTTTTGACCTGCAGGGCGGAGTATTCGGCGACCGGCAGGCCGGCATTGACCCCGGCGATGATGGCGCTGGCCCGGGCGTGTCCCAGCTTCAGCGCCGACTGGGCGTTTTTGGCCAGGAAAACACTTTCGATCGCCATCGCTTCGGGATGGAACTCTTCGATCAGGGCGGCCACGCCGTCATGGATGATTTTCAGTCGCTGCGGCAGGGGATCCTTGCTGCTGGTGGCGATGACCCCGTTGTCAACATGGCGCAGGTGATTGCCTCGGCCTTCGATCAGGCCGTAGCCGGTCAGTCGTGATCCGGGGTCGATGCCGAGAATGCGCATAGATAAGTCGCGGCGTTGGCTGTCGGGTCTCAGGCGCCGGGCTTCAAGACATGAGTCCGGCACCCGGCGCCCGGCGCCTGAAGCCTGCCTTTATCCCATGATCCGATCCATCTCCTCGTCGGAGATGTCGAAGTTGGCGTAGACGTTCTGCACGTCATCGTTGTCTTCCAACTTGTCGATCAGCTTCATCAGCTGTTCGGCGTGCTTCCCTTCGACCGTGGTCTGGGTTTGCGGCAGCATGGTGATTTCGGCGGTGGTCATCTCCAGCCCGGCGGATTCGAGGGCGTTCTTCACGGTTTCAAAGTCGGCCGGATCGGTAATCACCTCGATGCCGTTGTCCTGT from Geothermobacter hydrogeniphilus includes these protein-coding regions:
- the lpxC gene encoding UDP-3-O-acyl-N-acetylglucosamine deacetylase; this translates as MIFQATIAQPVTMTGIGLHSGTPITMTLRPADAGTGIIFHRSDGERTVSIEAKSCNVVDTKLATVIGKQGLSVSTIEHLMAAITAFGIDNLHIDIDGPEVPIMDGSAAPLVEMIAAAGIHSLPHSRKYLAIRKPITIVDGEKRVSLIPSRFFRISYDIAFDHHCIGQQHRSVKFSPEVFRRDIAPARTFGFLHEVEYLKANGLARGGSLENAVVIGEDKILNEEGLRFNDEFVRHKILDAVGDFSLLGYPLLGHIKAFKAGHDINHQAVEKVLSSAEHWQLVEFSEADLACALQKAPATYQRELAFSKA
- a CDS encoding ABC1 kinase family protein, encoding MLPFTRFNRNIRTIRRYRTILGILIKYGFGQFVEQLNINYYLELGRKIVTLGTAPKGIERLGQPQRLRLAFEELGPTFIKLGQLLSTRPDLIPGDYLDELKKLQDKVPSVPTEQIRIEIESELGYPLAELFAHFDPEPVAAASVAQVHRGRLHNGEEVVFKIRRPGIVQVIETDLDILMGLAYLVEHHLPGGDIYDPVGLVKEFRRTIHRELDFTREARTIERFATNFKDDDSVHVPKVHWDFCGERVLTMEYISGIKVNDLERLRAEDYDLKLIADRGANSFLRQVLEFGFFHGDPHPGNIFILPGNTICMLDYGMVGRINQDLKEQLVDLLLAVLQRDVDRIISQLLYSGELTDESNLKALNRDLGEFIEDYYEIPLQDIKVGKLLADFVEILTHYRIRFPSDLMLLARALVAMEGLGRQLDPDFNMITHLRPFLERLVKERLTPTNLSREMLRVAQAYGSLARHLPRDIKEFINRVNRNKFKIDLEHRGLEKLITDLDKASNRLSFSLLIAALIIGSSLIMQTDKGPMIFGFPALGFLGYSVAGFLGLWLAIAILRSGRL
- a CDS encoding phasin family protein gives rise to the protein MLELIEKTVLTAMGAVSMTQKKAEEMLEELKQRCNLSEEEGKDLLQRLQGIARENQSKLQEMAQQEVHKACQRMGVVTTEEFEKLRKKVTQLEKKLRAQSR
- a CDS encoding patatin-like phospholipase family protein, which translates into the protein MPGLQTRNRLGLALGSGAARGLAHIGVIKVLEAEGIRPSAVAGTSIGALIGALYAAGVPAADMEDVARSIDWRSLARLVDPILPTRGLIDGRKITRFFSELLPVRDFSELQIPLAMVATDVETGESIVLRQGDLLSALRAAIAFPGIFPPVCFGDRYLVDGGLCHPVPAAIVRELGATRVLGICAIPEVDKSSHEAFLPGRSTTDRKVRSTPLLGILNAERVEKLWRDIFGRRNGNRGEANGNRRPPNIFRVFAQSVAIMENQINALRLAHDDIDLLLRPQLAGVNLLEFHRAEEIIAAGETAARLELTNIRKLAEPTGDGF
- a CDS encoding epoxyqueuosine reductase QueH; this encodes MNLLLHICCANCAIYPVKMLRQQHHLLTGYFFNHNIHPYQEFRRRLDTTREYAEQVDLPLIVSEEYALEEFLSNVAADPASRCDYCYRARMSATARLAAEQGFDGFSTSLLYSRYQQHDAIRAFGENLAAEYGLVFVYEDYRVGWREGIDVSKTMGLYRQQYCGCIYSEKERYYRPSTN
- a CDS encoding diguanylate cyclase domain-containing protein produces the protein MRLIRPTLTRQIVFGYLILALFSLSAVAYALNSLHDQVNRADNLVQVDIRAQNLLRSLRSSLLGEERLTRQYQVLGQPDLLPPLAERLAEFRARRDALEALEGGQFDPQLAAAGRDYLAAGEKFLQASRNSGQKMTAKLRDRLAETRRRTLRQLNRNLAAGATRVDQTLQLLGRESRSAYKITLVLVICGMLLATIVAISLRLYINASLQKLARMIRDVASGSFDIKVDDKGHDEFSLLAREFQTMATKLRELEQLQLDANPLTRLPGNLAIAREIEQRIKRGETFAHAFADLDNFKVYNDRYGYQRGSDVINLTGTIIREVVEQYGDPGDTVGHIGGDDYIFLTRPELAEQMAAEIIARFDRVVPDCYSEADREAGFFYARDRFGEERRFPLLSISIAIVCSDNFEHPTAALIGRECARMKEHLKNQPGSIFLIDRRRGQ
- the ruvB gene encoding Holliday junction branch migration DNA helicase RuvB, producing MTERLISGQIQDDDNSFETSLRPRQLSEYIGQAKVKENLKIFIDAARGRQESLDHVLFYGPPGLGKTTLANIIANEMEVGIKSTSGPVIEKTGDLAAILTNLEPGDVLFIDEIHRLSPVVEEILYPAMEDYQLDIIIGQGPSARTIKLDLPRFTLVGATTRAGLLSSPLRDRFGVISRLEFYTSEELATIVRRSAELLGVPTDAAGALEIARRSRGTPRIANRLLRRVRDFAEVKGDGMVTREVADMALGRLEVDAEGFDHMDRRLLLTIMDKFSGGPVGLDTLAAAIGEERDTIEDVIEPFLIQGGYLNRTPRGRVATPLAYRHFDRRASPPGGLFDSSS
- the ruvA gene encoding Holliday junction branch migration protein RuvA → MIAQLTGLIAYRSLDHIILDVNGVGYRVIVPLSTFYALPDQGQVTLQVQTHVKEDSFQLFGFATFDEKEMFRLLIGVSGVGPKLAVNILSNIGTDELRTALGEGNLARLSSIPGIGKKTAERLVVDLREKARASAPETATGQTATTTGTGFSLEDALSALTNLGYKENQARKAIESLDISPGSTVEEILKGALRLLIK
- the ruvC gene encoding crossover junction endodeoxyribonuclease RuvC, yielding MRILGIDPGSRLTGYGLIEGRGNHLRHVDNGVIATSSKDPLPQRLKIIHDGVAALIEEFHPEAMAIESVFLAKNAQSALKLGHARASAIIAGVNAGLPVAEYSALQVKSAVVGYGKAAKSQVQQMVKTLLNLPEISQEDAADALAVAICHFHSRPLNNQLARLQAATGRRRETRR